Proteins encoded together in one Leishmania donovani BPK282A1 complete genome, chromosome 33 window:
- a CDS encoding macrophage migration inhibitory factor-like protein has translation MPFLQTIVSVSLDDQKRANLSTAYRMICREELGKPEDFVMTAFSDNTPMSFQGSTAPAAYVRVECWGEYAPSKPKMMTPRISAAITKECGIPAERIYVFYYSTKHCGWNGANF, from the coding sequence ATGCCATTTCTGCAGACGATTGTCTCGGTCTCGCTGGACGACCAGAAGCGCGCCAACCTTTCGACAGCGTACCGCATGATCTGCCGCGAGGAACTCGGCAAGCCCGAGGACTTCGTGATGACTGCGTTCAGTGATAACACCCCGATGTCTTTCCAAGGTTCCACAGCCCCTGCTGCTTACGTACGCGTCGAGTGCTGGGGCGAATACGCGCCCTCGAAGCCCAAGATGATGACGCCGAGGATCTCCGCGGCCATTACGAAGGAGTGCGGCATCCCGGCTGAGCGTATTTACGTGTTCTACTACAGCACGAAGCACTGCGGCTGGAACGGCGCTAACTTTTGA